The following coding sequences lie in one Corynebacterium anserum genomic window:
- a CDS encoding DNA translocase FtsK, with product MSVSSRSRNRTSSRSGSSPRSTARRTAHGVGPRSTRPQARRSTSRHDPEFERTGSAFGAVGSSLGSIFSGAARGIGGLTRRFASSDHGSDNYYEEDMDTPTEVMESPDSQEDGTDFIERVRIGGGADGSAIALFAFAIILAGTLWFKVGGAVGNGIANLLQWFVGAGAMVVPVILVFGAWVLMVGVSTTQHSTRRLWLGSVLIIAATLGMIHIFAGLPTDTVGRAAAGGVIGQIVGTPMVVGFSQYLAIPLLILLVFYGALQLTGLTIAQVYGAVRDWLGVGLYADSTARRENQDQDDAYGDVDEEIERAIEEDRPASGGRASRPRRTLSSSPMDNYPIDPQQQTKVLPTGRAASNYESEPELRTESGESQKPRRRNTRRKVGSAQASAAPLDDVAELLDDDVCHASSAQGNQPLTRNASMAAMKTAKDTAAAGKKAGRNDAPRAKNDPVEGSREAVRQAIIARSGIDASAVPASTPKSETEPKDSGVIARKPEGEYALPSTDLLVPGEAPKTRSKANDRMIEAITDVFEEFKVDATVTGFSRGPTVTRYEIELGPGVKVSKITNLQSNIAYAVANDNVRLLTPIPGKSAVGIEVPNTDRELVRLGDVLHAPKVVADHDPMLIGLGKDIEGDFVAHSIQKMPHLLVAGSTGSGKSAFVNSMLVSLLTRATPDEVRLILVDPKMVELTPYEGIAHLITPIITQPKKAAAALTWLVEEMEQRYMDMKSCRVRHIKDFNRKVKSGEITTPLGSEREYRPYPYIVCVVDELADLMMTAPKEIEDAIVRITQKARAAGIHLVLATQRPSVDVVTGLIKTNVPSRLAFATSSLTDSRVILDQAGAEKLIGMGDGLFIPQGAGKPQRLQGAFVTDDEVQAVVDAVKEQAQPNYTEGVTDDKTAEAKKDIDSDIGNDMEDLLQAVELVVTSQFGSTSMLQRKLRIGFAKAGRLMDLMETRGVVGPSEGSKAREVLVKPEELETIIWMIKGAKPEDAPKDVAVEESATDAPIDEGSGTDSNGTAGRTGESGRDGTRIVQAHPPAGAF from the coding sequence ATGTCTGTCTCGAGTCGCTCGCGTAATCGCACGTCCAGCCGATCAGGTAGTTCTCCGCGTTCTACCGCGCGGCGAACTGCCCACGGTGTTGGACCACGGTCGACGCGTCCACAGGCTCGCCGTAGCACCTCGCGCCATGACCCTGAATTTGAGCGTACGGGTAGCGCATTTGGTGCTGTCGGTAGTTCTTTGGGATCCATTTTCTCTGGTGCTGCCCGGGGAATCGGAGGGCTCACTCGGCGTTTTGCATCAAGCGATCACGGTTCTGATAACTACTACGAGGAGGATATGGATACTCCGACGGAAGTTATGGAATCTCCAGACTCCCAGGAAGACGGTACCGACTTCATAGAGCGGGTGCGTATTGGAGGCGGAGCTGACGGCTCGGCGATCGCTCTCTTTGCTTTCGCCATTATTTTGGCTGGAACTCTGTGGTTCAAAGTCGGCGGCGCAGTGGGTAACGGCATAGCCAACCTGCTCCAGTGGTTCGTCGGTGCAGGCGCAATGGTAGTTCCTGTCATTCTCGTATTCGGCGCATGGGTATTGATGGTGGGCGTAAGCACCACGCAGCACTCCACTCGCAGATTATGGTTGGGTTCAGTGTTGATCATCGCCGCGACGTTGGGAATGATTCACATTTTTGCTGGTTTACCGACGGACACCGTTGGTCGAGCCGCGGCAGGCGGAGTAATTGGACAGATTGTTGGCACGCCGATGGTGGTGGGATTCTCCCAATACCTCGCTATCCCATTACTCATCCTCCTCGTGTTCTATGGAGCGCTCCAGCTTACGGGCTTAACTATCGCTCAGGTGTATGGTGCAGTCCGTGATTGGTTGGGGGTAGGACTCTATGCGGATTCCACTGCGCGGCGTGAAAACCAGGATCAGGACGACGCTTATGGAGATGTCGATGAAGAAATCGAGCGCGCGATAGAAGAAGATCGTCCTGCGAGTGGTGGTCGAGCCTCACGTCCTCGACGCACCCTGTCCTCGAGCCCTATGGACAACTATCCCATCGATCCGCAGCAACAGACCAAGGTGCTGCCTACCGGCAGGGCGGCGTCGAACTATGAATCGGAACCAGAGCTGCGGACCGAATCCGGGGAATCACAAAAACCGCGGCGGCGTAACACCCGCAGAAAAGTAGGGAGCGCACAAGCCTCCGCTGCACCGCTGGATGACGTGGCTGAGCTGCTGGATGATGATGTCTGTCACGCTTCATCCGCGCAGGGTAATCAACCACTGACCCGCAACGCTTCGATGGCAGCCATGAAGACAGCGAAAGACACTGCGGCGGCGGGCAAGAAGGCAGGCAGGAATGACGCTCCCAGAGCTAAGAATGATCCAGTGGAGGGATCGCGGGAGGCTGTTCGCCAAGCGATTATCGCCCGATCCGGAATAGACGCCTCTGCTGTACCTGCATCCACCCCGAAATCAGAGACCGAACCAAAGGACAGTGGGGTCATCGCTCGGAAACCTGAGGGCGAATACGCGTTACCTTCAACCGATTTGTTGGTCCCTGGTGAGGCTCCTAAGACACGCTCCAAGGCGAATGATCGAATGATCGAAGCGATTACAGACGTGTTTGAGGAATTTAAAGTCGATGCCACGGTGACTGGTTTTTCTCGAGGACCAACTGTCACTCGATATGAAATCGAGCTGGGTCCGGGAGTGAAGGTCTCCAAGATCACTAACTTGCAGTCGAACATCGCCTATGCCGTGGCGAACGATAACGTACGCTTATTGACGCCTATTCCGGGAAAGTCTGCGGTCGGTATCGAGGTGCCAAACACTGACCGTGAATTAGTGCGTTTGGGAGATGTCCTTCATGCCCCAAAGGTTGTCGCCGACCATGATCCAATGCTCATCGGCCTAGGAAAAGACATTGAGGGTGACTTTGTGGCTCACTCGATCCAAAAGATGCCCCATCTTTTGGTTGCGGGTTCTACCGGGTCCGGTAAGTCGGCTTTCGTTAACTCCATGCTCGTTAGCTTGCTTACTCGCGCCACCCCTGATGAAGTGCGGCTCATTTTGGTGGATCCAAAAATGGTTGAGCTCACACCTTATGAGGGCATTGCCCACCTGATTACGCCGATCATTACGCAGCCTAAGAAGGCAGCCGCCGCTCTGACCTGGTTGGTCGAAGAGATGGAACAGCGGTACATGGACATGAAGTCTTGCCGCGTGCGCCACATCAAAGATTTCAACCGGAAAGTTAAATCTGGCGAGATCACTACGCCGTTGGGCAGTGAACGCGAATACCGCCCGTATCCGTACATTGTCTGCGTCGTCGATGAGTTGGCCGATCTAATGATGACCGCTCCGAAAGAGATTGAAGATGCGATTGTGCGCATCACCCAAAAGGCGCGGGCAGCGGGTATTCACCTTGTACTAGCTACCCAGCGCCCTTCTGTGGACGTAGTGACTGGGTTGATCAAGACGAATGTGCCATCCCGTTTGGCATTTGCCACCAGTTCTTTGACTGATTCCCGCGTGATTTTGGATCAAGCAGGCGCTGAAAAGCTCATTGGCATGGGCGATGGACTATTCATCCCTCAGGGAGCTGGAAAACCTCAGCGTCTGCAGGGGGCGTTTGTGACGGACGACGAGGTACAAGCAGTTGTCGATGCGGTGAAGGAACAAGCCCAGCCGAACTATACAGAGGGTGTGACCGATGACAAGACGGCTGAGGCGAAAAAGGACATTGACTCTGATATTGGCAATGATATGGAGGATCTGCTCCAGGCCGTAGAGCTCGTCGTAACCAGCCAGTTTGGCTCCACGTCTATGTTGCAGCGCAAACTACGCATCGGATTTGCCAAGGCAGGTCGTCTCATGGACCTGATGGAAACCCGAGGGGTAGTAGGCCCATCGGAGGGCTCTAAGGCGCGCGAAGTGTTGGTGAAGCCGGAAGAACTTGAAACAATTATCTGGATGATTAAGGGAGCTAAGCCGGAGGACGCGCCGAAGGATGTGGCGGTGGAGGAGTCTGCCACTGACGCTCCGATTGACGAAGGTAGTGGTACTGATTCCAATGGAACCGCAGGCCGCACGGGAGAATCGGGCCGTGACGGGACTCGCATCGTTCAGGCACATCCACCAGCCGGCGCGTTCTAA
- a CDS encoding TIGR03085 family metal-binding protein: protein MTSEQNSHWQQPARKQLTSAQAERAALASLLLSVGPDAPTLCEGWTTRDLAVHLVVREYRPDAAAGMFIKGLRKHLGDVSRDIESSDYASIVEDYRQGPPKWNPMRYMDSFVNLAENFIHHEDVRRGGGQGVPRDLNRTLRDDLWRVVSQIARVFLRNAKVHVVLERTDAASSEPDIQHAGAHTAEEVRVRGDAGELLLWLYGRDSAAHVEITESQPGAREKIHRRIL from the coding sequence ATGACCTCCGAGCAGAATTCCCATTGGCAACAGCCGGCTCGCAAGCAGCTGACGAGCGCTCAGGCAGAGCGCGCAGCTCTTGCGAGCCTTTTGCTATCCGTTGGTCCCGATGCACCAACCTTGTGTGAGGGATGGACCACTCGTGATCTCGCTGTGCATCTCGTCGTCCGTGAATACCGGCCGGATGCGGCAGCAGGCATGTTCATCAAAGGACTGCGTAAACACCTGGGCGATGTATCTCGCGATATTGAGTCCAGTGATTACGCTTCTATCGTGGAGGATTATCGCCAGGGGCCGCCGAAGTGGAATCCGATGCGTTATATGGATTCTTTTGTGAACCTTGCCGAGAATTTCATTCACCATGAGGATGTGCGGCGCGGGGGAGGCCAGGGTGTTCCTCGTGATCTAAACCGCACGCTTCGGGACGATTTGTGGCGGGTTGTTTCCCAGATTGCACGCGTGTTCTTACGCAATGCGAAGGTGCATGTGGTGTTAGAAAGAACCGACGCCGCAAGTTCCGAGCCGGACATTCAGCATGCTGGAGCTCATACCGCTGAAGAAGTACGTGTCCGAGGTGACGCCGGGGAATTGCTGCTGTGGCTTTACGGCCGGGACTCTGCGGCTCACGTCGAGATCACCGAATCGCAACCGGGGGCGAGAGAAAAAATTCACCGCCGTATTCTCTAA
- a CDS encoding ribonuclease J, translating into MTEQRSRGRKVTRKAAPPSAETAAASEAGNVNAEAQSINVSNEAVATTFNDGGAANSNNNTANKSESNGGGNRNRSRRSRGRGGNNNRGGNNNRGGNNRGGNNNRRGGGNNNDRRKGALKAMQGVDLTQRLPKPPKAPKNGLRIVALGGISEIGRNMTVFEYNNRLLIIDCGVLFPSSGEPGVDLILPDFSYLEDKWDRVEALVVTHGHEDHIGAIPWLLKQRADIPIIASKFTCALIAAKTQEHRQRPKLIEVDENSHESRGPFDIRFFAVNHSIPECLGIALKTGAGLVVHTGDIKLDQTPLDGRPTDLPALSRFGDEGIDLFLCDSTNATTPGVSGSEAEIAPTLKRLVSEAKQRVIIASFASNVSRVQSAVDAAVAAGRKVAFNGRSMIRNMEIAERMGYLNAPRGTIVSMDEASKMAPHKVVLVTTGTQGEPMAALSRMARREHRQITVRSGDLIILSSSLVPGNEEAVFGVINMLSQIGATVITGRDAKVHTSGHGYSGELLFLYNAARPRNAMPVHGEWRHLRANKELAISTGVNPDNIPLAQNGVFVDLVNGHAKAVGQMTVGNLYVDGTRMGDIDSEVLEDRTAMAEGGMVSITVVIDNRTGRPLEAPSVQAKGFSDDARDMLKEITERVDNIMMDLAGEGENDPYRMAQAIRRRVGKLISDKWKRKPFIVPTVVPMSSEIVEELEEDVSRPSQ; encoded by the coding sequence ATGACTGAACAGCGTTCCCGGGGCCGTAAGGTCACCCGGAAGGCAGCTCCGCCGAGTGCAGAGACCGCTGCCGCATCTGAAGCTGGAAACGTGAATGCTGAGGCACAAAGCATTAACGTTTCCAACGAGGCCGTTGCGACCACCTTTAATGATGGCGGTGCGGCGAACTCCAACAACAACACCGCTAACAAGAGTGAGAGCAACGGCGGCGGCAACCGCAACCGTAGCCGTCGATCCCGTGGCCGCGGCGGAAACAACAACCGCGGCGGAAATAACAACCGGGGTGGCAACAACCGCGGCGGGAACAACAATCGACGTGGTGGTGGAAACAATAACGATCGCCGTAAGGGTGCTCTGAAAGCGATGCAGGGTGTGGACTTGACCCAGCGCTTACCCAAGCCACCTAAGGCACCAAAGAACGGTTTGCGCATTGTCGCTCTCGGCGGTATTTCCGAAATCGGTCGCAATATGACCGTGTTTGAGTACAACAACCGCTTGCTCATTATCGACTGTGGTGTACTTTTCCCAAGTTCCGGTGAACCGGGCGTGGATTTGATTTTGCCGGATTTCTCCTACTTAGAGGACAAGTGGGATCGGGTAGAAGCGCTCGTCGTTACCCACGGTCATGAAGATCACATCGGCGCTATTCCGTGGCTGTTGAAGCAACGGGCGGATATTCCGATTATTGCTTCGAAATTCACCTGTGCTCTGATTGCTGCAAAGACACAAGAGCACCGCCAGCGTCCAAAGTTGATTGAAGTTGATGAGAACTCGCATGAGTCTCGTGGACCGTTTGATATTCGGTTCTTTGCTGTGAACCACTCCATCCCAGAATGCTTGGGTATTGCTCTGAAGACGGGTGCTGGTTTGGTCGTACACACCGGTGATATCAAGCTGGATCAGACCCCGCTGGATGGTCGTCCGACAGATTTGCCTGCACTTTCCCGCTTCGGCGACGAGGGAATTGATCTCTTCCTTTGCGATTCCACTAATGCCACCACTCCGGGGGTATCGGGATCTGAAGCTGAGATCGCTCCCACTTTGAAGCGTCTCGTGTCCGAGGCGAAGCAGCGTGTGATCATTGCTTCCTTCGCGTCGAACGTCTCTCGTGTGCAGTCGGCAGTGGATGCAGCCGTGGCTGCTGGGCGCAAGGTGGCTTTCAATGGGCGTTCCATGATCCGGAACATGGAGATTGCTGAACGCATGGGCTACCTGAATGCTCCGCGTGGAACGATCGTATCCATGGATGAAGCCTCGAAGATGGCGCCTCACAAAGTCGTGCTGGTGACTACCGGTACCCAGGGCGAACCAATGGCAGCGCTGTCACGTATGGCTCGCCGTGAACATCGCCAGATCACCGTACGCAGTGGGGATTTGATCATCTTGTCTTCCTCGCTGGTTCCTGGCAATGAAGAGGCCGTATTTGGCGTGATCAATATGCTGTCTCAGATTGGTGCCACTGTGATTACTGGTCGAGACGCGAAGGTTCACACTTCCGGTCACGGTTATTCTGGCGAATTGCTGTTCTTGTACAACGCGGCGCGTCCGCGCAATGCCATGCCCGTACACGGCGAGTGGCGTCACCTGCGAGCTAATAAGGAGCTTGCGATCAGTACGGGTGTCAATCCAGACAACATCCCTCTCGCCCAAAATGGTGTGTTTGTGGATCTGGTTAACGGCCACGCGAAGGCCGTTGGTCAGATGACAGTGGGTAACCTCTATGTCGATGGCACCCGCATGGGTGACATTGACTCCGAGGTTCTCGAGGATCGTACCGCAATGGCTGAGGGTGGCATGGTGTCTATTACTGTCGTAATTGATAACCGCACTGGTCGTCCTTTGGAGGCACCGTCAGTTCAAGCTAAGGGCTTCTCAGATGATGCTCGGGACATGCTGAAGGAAATCACTGAGCGGGTGGACAACATCATGATGGATCTCGCCGGTGAGGGCGAAAATGATCCTTATCGCATGGCTCAGGCCATCCGTCGCCGCGTCGGTAAACTGATCTCCGATAAGTGGAAGCGCAAGCCATTTATCGTTCCTACGGTGGTTCCTATGTCTTCGGAGATTGTGGAGGAACTGGAGGAGGATGTTTCCCGTCCGTCTCAGTAG
- the dapA gene encoding 4-hydroxy-tetrahydrodipicolinate synthase, whose protein sequence is MSTGNAAIRGAEHFGTISVAMVTPFTKDGAIDLDAGVALAGHLVDKGCDSLVLAGTTGESPTVTLEEKLDLLRAVRAELGDRAKLIAGGGTYNTAESIEICRASQQAGADSLLVVTPYYSRPSQEGLVQHFTAVADAVDIPVCLYDIPSRSVTPIAPDTVRRLASHPNIRAVKDAKGDLAAAMELIETTDLAWYSGDDPLNVAWLASGATGFISVIGHMAADRLKALRDAYDKGDVAEARRIAVSMVPLQRAQARLGGVTFSKAALKLRGIDVGAPRLPIIEPTQAELDQLEQDLQDAGV, encoded by the coding sequence ATGAGCACAGGTAATGCAGCGATTCGAGGAGCCGAGCATTTCGGCACGATCTCGGTGGCGATGGTCACGCCCTTTACGAAGGACGGAGCTATCGACCTTGACGCAGGCGTGGCGCTTGCAGGCCACCTTGTAGACAAGGGCTGTGATTCTCTGGTTCTCGCCGGAACCACCGGTGAGTCACCAACAGTGACGTTGGAAGAGAAATTGGACCTGCTCAGAGCTGTACGTGCCGAGCTGGGTGATCGCGCAAAACTGATCGCTGGTGGCGGAACGTACAATACGGCCGAGTCCATCGAGATCTGCCGCGCCTCCCAGCAGGCAGGTGCAGACTCTCTATTGGTAGTGACTCCGTACTACTCTCGACCAAGTCAGGAAGGCCTGGTTCAGCATTTCACAGCAGTTGCGGATGCTGTTGACATCCCAGTGTGCTTGTATGACATTCCGTCTCGCTCGGTGACTCCTATCGCACCGGATACCGTGCGTCGACTGGCTTCCCACCCCAACATTCGTGCGGTGAAGGATGCCAAGGGAGATCTCGCCGCGGCTATGGAATTGATCGAAACCACGGACCTCGCCTGGTATTCCGGTGACGATCCGCTGAATGTGGCTTGGTTGGCTTCTGGTGCAACCGGATTCATCTCTGTGATTGGACACATGGCGGCAGATCGCTTGAAAGCTCTTCGCGACGCATACGACAAAGGCGATGTGGCCGAGGCGCGCAGAATCGCCGTCAGCATGGTTCCATTACAGCGTGCGCAGGCACGTCTCGGAGGAGTCACCTTCTCCAAGGCCGCTTTGAAGCTTCGTGGCATCGACGTGGGAGCACCACGTTTGCCGATTATCGAACCAACCCAAGCTGAACTAGATCAGCTGGAACAAGACCTGCAGGATGCAGGAGTATAA
- the thyX gene encoding FAD-dependent thymidylate synthase has protein sequence MATIAELDIQLIGSTSFTKPEGVQWDTEASDSSAMVEFAGRACYETWDKPNPHTAANDAYVRHILDVGHLTVLEHSSATMYLRGVSRSCSHEIMRHRHFSFSQLSQRYVPAEEARVVVPEAVLKDERLTQLFLQTADVAYEAYGELLDGISESFAHEPNAVLRMKQARQAARAVLPNCAETRFVMSGSLRSWRHFIGMRAAEHADPEIRRIAVQCLGLLRSEAPEVFGDFSITALRDGAEMATSPYVSDI, from the coding sequence ATGGCAACGATTGCGGAACTTGATATTCAGCTGATAGGTTCGACTTCTTTTACGAAGCCCGAGGGCGTGCAGTGGGATACTGAAGCCTCCGATAGTTCCGCCATGGTCGAGTTTGCTGGGCGCGCGTGCTACGAAACATGGGACAAACCGAATCCGCACACCGCCGCTAATGATGCCTACGTTCGGCATATTTTGGATGTGGGGCATTTGACGGTTTTGGAACATTCGAGTGCGACGATGTATCTCCGAGGGGTGTCGCGTTCCTGTAGCCATGAGATAATGCGGCATCGACATTTTTCCTTTAGCCAGTTATCGCAGCGCTACGTCCCGGCTGAGGAAGCGAGAGTTGTGGTTCCCGAGGCGGTCTTAAAGGATGAGCGTCTCACACAGTTATTCCTGCAGACAGCGGATGTGGCTTATGAGGCCTATGGTGAACTGCTCGACGGGATAAGCGAGAGCTTCGCCCACGAACCAAATGCTGTACTGCGGATGAAGCAGGCGCGGCAAGCAGCACGTGCCGTATTGCCCAATTGTGCGGAGACACGTTTCGTGATGAGCGGCAGTCTGCGTAGTTGGCGACACTTCATTGGCATGCGCGCCGCGGAACACGCCGACCCGGAAATTCGACGCATCGCTGTTCAGTGTTTGGGGTTGCTTCGATCTGAAGCACCAGAGGTTTTCGGTGACTTTTCGATCACTGCTCTTCGCGATGGAGCGGAAATGGCGACGAGCCCATATGTGAGCGACATCTAG
- the dapB gene encoding 4-hydroxy-tetrahydrodipicolinate reductase — protein MTKVGVLGAQGRVGTAIVAAVEDDENLTLAAALDSGDDLQTLVDNGVEVVVDFTVPDAVMGNVEFCVNNGIHCVVGTTGWTEQKYEQVREWLKASPQTGVLVAPNFAISAVLTMKFAEMAAPFFESAEVIELHHPNKKDAPSGTAVHTAEGIARSRRNAGLGTQPDATEQSLEGARGANVDGIPVHAVRMTGMVAHEQVIFGTRGQSLTIKQDSYDRDSFVPGVLIGVEKITAHPGLTIGLESFLGL, from the coding sequence ATGACAAAGGTCGGAGTATTGGGCGCACAAGGCCGCGTGGGAACAGCAATCGTTGCCGCTGTCGAGGACGATGAGAACCTCACTCTTGCCGCAGCGCTAGACAGTGGCGATGATCTGCAAACTTTGGTGGACAATGGAGTAGAGGTCGTCGTCGACTTCACTGTTCCCGATGCGGTGATGGGCAACGTTGAGTTTTGCGTGAATAACGGTATTCACTGTGTAGTTGGAACGACCGGCTGGACTGAGCAAAAGTACGAGCAAGTGCGTGAGTGGCTGAAAGCCTCTCCCCAAACCGGTGTGCTTGTCGCTCCTAATTTCGCAATTTCCGCGGTTCTCACAATGAAGTTTGCGGAAATGGCTGCACCTTTTTTCGAGTCTGCTGAAGTCATTGAGCTGCATCATCCGAACAAAAAGGATGCTCCGTCCGGTACCGCTGTTCATACAGCAGAAGGGATTGCTCGCAGCCGCCGAAACGCTGGTCTAGGAACCCAGCCCGACGCAACTGAGCAAAGTCTGGAAGGAGCTCGTGGTGCCAACGTGGATGGTATTCCAGTACATGCAGTACGTATGACCGGAATGGTTGCGCATGAACAGGTTATTTTCGGCACCCGCGGCCAGTCCCTCACTATCAAACAAGACTCTTATGACCGTGACTCCTTCGTCCCGGGGGTTTTGATTGGTGTAGAGAAGATCACTGCACATCCTGGACTGACTATTGGTTTGGAGAGTTTCCTCGGCTTGTAG
- a CDS encoding polyribonucleotide nucleotidyltransferase, which translates to MSAQKIQAELIDPDAGVWETVATIDNGDFGTRTVRFETGLLARQADGAVTAYLDEDTMLLSTTTASRNPREGIDFFPLTVDVEERMYAAGRIPGSFFRREGRPGTEAILAARQIDRPLRPTFAKGLRNEVQVIVTVMSLDPKDSYDVVAINAASASTQLSGLPVSGAVGGVRMALVVDKKHPKGQWVAFPTHEQQEQSVFELVVAGRVTENKPAKAGRGRRSKNSRTPNVAVMMVEAGATHNVVERIAEGAPAPTEAVVAEGIEAAKPFIATLCEAQNVLAQAVNAETREFELFPPFGEDVRTSVETESLSDLESIMKIADKQERDEALAENMQDVVDALLESYPDRESEIRAAHNDVTKQLVRRRILEDGFRIDGRDHTTIRDLGIVVQLVPRAHGSALFERGETQILGVTTLDMLKMEQQIDSLGPVEHKRYIHHYNFPPYSTGETGRVGSPKRREIGHGALAERALAPVIPSREEFPYTIRQVSEALGSNGSTSMGSVCASTLSLYNAGVPLKAPVAGIAMGLVSGKVGNKDKYVTLTDILGAEDAFGDMDFKVAGTEDFVTALQLDTKLDGIPSDVLADALSQARTARLEILSLMADAIDSPDDMSEFAPRITSISIPVSKIGEVIGPKGKNINTITEETGANITIEEDGTVFVSAVGGKAAEAAIERINAIANPQLPKVGDRFLGTVVKTTAFGAFVSLLPDRDGLLHISNLGGDRRVEKVEDEVNVGDKIEVEIADIDNRGKISLVLVED; encoded by the coding sequence ATGAGCGCACAAAAAATTCAAGCCGAATTGATTGATCCTGACGCAGGTGTTTGGGAAACCGTCGCAACCATAGACAATGGGGATTTCGGCACCCGCACTGTTCGCTTTGAGACCGGTCTGTTGGCGCGTCAGGCCGATGGAGCTGTTACCGCGTATCTGGACGAGGACACCATGCTCCTCTCCACCACCACGGCATCTCGTAATCCTCGAGAGGGAATTGATTTCTTTCCACTCACCGTGGATGTTGAGGAGCGAATGTATGCTGCCGGCCGTATCCCCGGAAGTTTTTTCCGCCGTGAGGGGCGCCCCGGAACTGAAGCGATCTTGGCCGCCCGTCAAATCGATCGTCCGTTGCGTCCAACGTTTGCAAAAGGCTTGAGGAACGAAGTTCAGGTCATTGTGACTGTCATGTCCTTGGATCCGAAGGATTCTTATGACGTAGTGGCCATCAACGCTGCATCCGCTTCGACTCAACTTTCCGGTCTGCCGGTGTCTGGTGCCGTCGGCGGCGTTCGGATGGCACTTGTGGTTGATAAGAAGCATCCAAAGGGACAGTGGGTCGCTTTCCCAACCCATGAGCAGCAGGAACAGTCTGTTTTCGAATTGGTTGTTGCGGGACGAGTTACCGAGAACAAGCCTGCCAAAGCAGGGCGAGGCCGCCGCAGCAAGAATTCTCGGACACCGAATGTTGCTGTCATGATGGTGGAAGCTGGTGCTACCCACAACGTCGTCGAGCGCATCGCCGAAGGTGCGCCAGCGCCGACGGAAGCTGTGGTGGCAGAAGGCATCGAGGCCGCCAAGCCATTCATCGCAACTTTGTGTGAGGCACAGAATGTGTTGGCCCAGGCCGTCAATGCTGAAACCCGTGAGTTCGAGCTGTTCCCACCATTCGGTGAGGACGTGCGCACCTCTGTGGAAACCGAGTCCCTCAGTGACTTGGAAAGCATCATGAAAATCGCAGACAAACAGGAACGCGATGAGGCTCTTGCAGAAAACATGCAAGACGTGGTGGATGCGCTGCTGGAAAGCTACCCGGACCGGGAATCCGAGATTCGTGCGGCTCATAACGACGTCACTAAGCAGCTAGTACGTCGTCGCATCCTCGAGGACGGCTTCCGCATTGATGGTCGTGACCACACCACTATCCGAGATTTAGGCATTGTGGTTCAGCTCGTGCCACGAGCTCACGGATCCGCTCTGTTTGAGCGCGGGGAGACCCAAATTTTGGGTGTCACTACGCTGGATATGCTGAAGATGGAACAGCAGATTGATTCCTTGGGACCGGTCGAGCACAAGCGCTACATCCATCACTACAACTTCCCTCCGTACTCCACGGGCGAGACCGGTCGGGTCGGTTCTCCAAAACGCCGTGAGATTGGGCATGGAGCTTTGGCAGAGCGTGCTTTGGCGCCGGTGATCCCTTCGCGCGAGGAATTCCCTTACACCATTCGTCAGGTATCCGAGGCTCTGGGTTCTAATGGTTCTACCTCGATGGGATCCGTTTGCGCCTCGACGTTGTCCCTTTACAACGCCGGTGTGCCGTTGAAGGCACCGGTGGCTGGCATCGCAATGGGCTTGGTCAGCGGAAAAGTGGGAAACAAGGACAAGTACGTCACCTTGACTGACATCCTCGGTGCGGAGGATGCGTTCGGCGATATGGACTTTAAGGTTGCAGGAACCGAAGATTTTGTCACCGCGTTGCAATTGGACACTAAGTTGGACGGTATTCCTTCCGATGTTCTCGCTGACGCGTTGAGCCAAGCCCGTACCGCCCGTCTGGAAATCTTAAGCTTAATGGCCGACGCCATTGATTCCCCTGATGACATGAGTGAGTTCGCACCACGCATTACATCGATTTCCATCCCTGTCAGCAAGATTGGCGAGGTGATCGGTCCGAAGGGCAAGAACATCAACACCATCACCGAAGAAACCGGTGCAAACATTACGATCGAAGAAGACGGAACTGTATTCGTCTCTGCTGTGGGCGGTAAGGCCGCGGAAGCTGCCATCGAGCGCATCAATGCGATTGCCAATCCACAGCTACCAAAGGTTGGCGATCGGTTCCTCGGTACGGTCGTCAAAACGACCGCTTTCGGTGCCTTCGTTTCCTTGCTTCCAGATCGCGACGGGTTGCTCCACATTTCAAACCTGGGCGGCGACCGACGCGTGGAAAAGGTAGAAGACGAGGTCAATGTTGGTGACAAGATCGAGGTAGAGATCGCTGATATCGATAACCGCGGCAAGATTTCTTTGGTTCTCGTCGAGGACTAG
- the rpsO gene encoding 30S ribosomal protein S15, with translation MALSKEQKAETLKEFGLHETDTGSPEAQVALLTVRIRQLTEHLKYHKHDHHSRRGLLLLVGRRKGLLKYLADNNVDRYRSLIERLGLRR, from the coding sequence ATGGCATTGTCCAAGGAGCAGAAGGCAGAGACTCTCAAGGAGTTCGGTCTGCACGAGACCGATACCGGATCCCCAGAGGCTCAGGTAGCATTGCTGACGGTTCGTATTCGCCAGCTGACCGAGCACCTCAAGTACCACAAGCACGATCACCACTCCCGTCGTGGTCTGTTGTTGCTGGTTGGTCGTCGTAAGGGTCTGCTGAAGTACCTAGCTGACAACAACGTTGACCGTTACCGTTCCCTGATTGAGCGTCTGGGTCTGCGTCGATAG